Proteins from one Paenibacillus amylolyticus genomic window:
- a CDS encoding Gfo/Idh/MocA family oxidoreductase: protein MSTRQMLHIGMIGTGSISDLHMRCYAKNEDAVIYAICDLNEERAKAAAQKYDAQSVYTDYREMLEDPHVDAVSICTWNNTHAEFAIAALEAGKHVLLEKPVATNVEDALRIEEAVKKSGRTFIVGFVRRYDNNMQMMRRFIDAGEFGELYYAKASILRRHGNPGGWFADKSRSGGGPLIDLGVHIIDQCWYLMGRPKPVSVSGNTYRKLGNRAHIEHLSFYKAADYSAAVNDVEDMANALIRFENGASLAVDVSFTLHARGDESSVKLYGERGGFELEPETLIVTEKNNTILNIEPQTDNTGLHIHSAFQNQIDHFVDCCLNGTEPISPIADGVASTRMLCGIYESAEKGQEIRLD from the coding sequence ATGAGCACGAGACAAATGCTGCACATTGGAATGATCGGTACAGGATCCATTTCGGATCTTCATATGAGATGTTATGCCAAGAACGAGGATGCGGTCATCTATGCCATCTGTGATCTGAATGAGGAGCGGGCCAAAGCTGCAGCGCAGAAGTATGATGCCCAATCCGTGTACACCGATTATCGGGAGATGCTGGAGGACCCGCATGTGGATGCTGTCAGTATCTGTACCTGGAACAATACACACGCGGAATTCGCCATTGCTGCACTGGAGGCAGGCAAGCATGTGCTACTGGAGAAACCGGTGGCAACCAATGTGGAAGATGCGCTGCGGATTGAAGAAGCGGTGAAGAAGAGCGGACGTACCTTTATCGTTGGATTTGTGCGGCGGTATGACAACAATATGCAGATGATGCGCAGATTCATTGATGCCGGGGAATTTGGTGAACTGTATTATGCCAAAGCTTCCATTCTGCGGCGCCACGGTAATCCAGGCGGTTGGTTTGCTGACAAAAGCCGTTCCGGCGGAGGTCCTCTGATTGACCTAGGCGTACATATCATTGACCAGTGCTGGTATCTGATGGGTCGCCCGAAGCCTGTTTCGGTCAGTGGAAATACGTATCGGAAGCTGGGCAATCGTGCCCATATCGAACATCTTTCTTTTTACAAAGCAGCCGACTACAGCGCAGCTGTGAATGACGTTGAAGATATGGCGAATGCACTTATTCGGTTTGAGAACGGGGCTTCGCTGGCGGTGGATGTGAGCTTTACCTTACATGCACGCGGAGATGAATCATCCGTGAAATTATATGGCGAGCGCGGTGGATTTGAACTGGAGCCGGAGACATTGATCGTCACGGAGAAAAATAACACCATCCTGAATATTGAACCCCAGACGGACAATACGGGTCTTCATATTCATAGTGCATTCCAGAACCAGATCGACCACTTTGTGGATTGCTGCCTGAACGGGACAGAGCCGATCAGTCCAATTGCGGATGGTGTGGCTTCCACACGCATGCTGTGCGGAATCTACGAATCCGCCGAGAAAGGCCAGGAGATTCGTCTGGATTGA
- a CDS encoding copper amine oxidase N-terminal domain-containing protein: MNNNMKKVSAVMALSMALGGGAAYAATLDNTQPVHQTSVSADSNAAAAVKVSVNGASISDGYWNKDGKVAMIPLRDLTEALGIELEWNKETKTAELTRGALWTQVITGKDQYSVNKMLLTLGTAPEITGGKLYVPAAFAEKALHGQVNTTGNQVTISSEEDVKTVTERGVITSISNQDKYKSIQIGGAGLDGIVLNLSDETKFISVEGKEIALTDLAIGMNVEAEHSLITTRSLPPQTPTYKVTVLDAATASEAQPEEVLGTAGTIEDVRTAEGLISQIEITGTRLTETGPDHVILNINKDTLLVNHEGETVKAEELTKGTKVIGFYSPVLTRSLPPIGTAWKVVVEAPETVLEAK; the protein is encoded by the coding sequence ATGAATAACAACATGAAAAAAGTAAGTGCCGTGATGGCCCTATCCATGGCATTGGGCGGCGGAGCCGCTTATGCAGCAACATTGGACAACACACAACCAGTCCATCAAACATCCGTTTCAGCCGATAGTAACGCAGCTGCTGCCGTAAAGGTATCCGTGAATGGCGCATCCATCTCCGATGGTTATTGGAACAAGGATGGCAAGGTAGCCATGATCCCACTGCGTGATCTTACCGAAGCATTGGGTATTGAACTGGAATGGAATAAAGAAACCAAAACGGCAGAGCTGACTCGTGGCGCTCTATGGACACAGGTCATCACAGGCAAGGATCAGTATTCCGTGAATAAAATGCTGCTCACGTTGGGCACAGCGCCTGAAATCACAGGCGGAAAACTGTATGTACCGGCTGCTTTTGCCGAAAAAGCACTGCATGGACAAGTGAACACAACAGGAAATCAGGTGACGATCTCTAGTGAGGAGGACGTGAAGACGGTTACTGAACGTGGTGTAATTACCAGCATCTCGAACCAGGATAAATATAAGTCCATCCAGATTGGCGGTGCAGGGTTGGATGGCATCGTGCTCAACCTGAGCGATGAGACGAAATTCATCTCCGTTGAGGGGAAAGAGATTGCACTGACGGATCTGGCCATCGGCATGAACGTGGAAGCTGAGCATTCCCTGATCACTACCCGCAGTCTGCCGCCACAAACGCCGACTTATAAAGTTACTGTACTGGATGCAGCTACAGCATCTGAGGCACAACCTGAAGAGGTGCTGGGTACAGCAGGTACAATTGAAGATGTAAGAACTGCAGAAGGCCTGATCTCACAGATTGAGATCACAGGTACACGGTTAACAGAGACGGGTCCTGACCATGTGATCCTAAATATCAATAAAGATACACTGCTCGTAAATCACGAAGGTGAGACGGTGAAAGCTGAAGAACTGACGAAAGGAACCAAAGTCATTGGGTTCTACAGCCCTGTGCTGACACGTAGCCTGCCTCCAATCGGAACAGCTTGGAAAGTGGTTGTTGAAGCACCTGAAACCGTGCTGGAAGCGAAATAA
- a CDS encoding GNAT family N-acetyltransferase, giving the protein MSDMLVALYRLPEQESGLRTLEESSIVIRRAIAPEKQLVLDWVRSHFSQAWVDECEVAFARQPVSCYIAVEHGKMIGFACYEATCRNFFGPTGVSQDARGKGVGTALLLACMHAMKADGYGYAIIGSAGPVDFYARTLGAVKIENSTPGIYEGMLRAD; this is encoded by the coding sequence ATGAGTGATATGTTGGTTGCGCTCTATCGTTTGCCAGAACAAGAGAGTGGCCTGAGAACGCTGGAGGAATCCTCCATTGTGATTCGAAGAGCCATTGCCCCAGAGAAGCAGCTTGTACTGGATTGGGTGAGGTCACATTTTAGCCAGGCTTGGGTAGATGAATGTGAGGTTGCTTTTGCACGTCAGCCCGTGTCCTGTTACATTGCGGTTGAGCATGGGAAAATGATTGGTTTTGCCTGTTACGAAGCGACATGCCGCAACTTCTTCGGCCCGACAGGCGTGAGCCAGGATGCACGGGGCAAAGGTGTAGGTACAGCCCTGTTATTGGCTTGTATGCATGCGATGAAGGCGGATGGTTACGGTTATGCCATTATCGGATCAGCGGGTCCTGTGGATTTCTATGCCCGAACGCTGGGTGCTGTGAAGATTGAAAATTCAACGCCGGGTATTTACGAAGGCATGCTGCGGGCAGACTAG